From Nicotiana tabacum cultivar K326 chromosome 20, ASM71507v2, whole genome shotgun sequence, one genomic window encodes:
- the LOC107777379 gene encoding sec-independent protein translocase protein TATC, chloroplastic-like gives MGSSSALISNLHLTQTHCFKCINSRTALNINSKRPKLNLSSRKDLKKFSRLVCSAVEDAKEKQREINGANTSNLGSAVEDRPDVADGSSESVFKNGESDSEGSIVYDFLYPSKELLPDDKEMTLFDHLEELRQRLFVSVLAVGAAIVGCFAFSKELILILEAPVLAQGVRFLQLGPGEFFFTTLKVSGYSGLLLGAPVILYEIIAFVLPGLTMSERRFLAPIVLGSSVLFYAGIVFSHLVLTPAALNFFVNYAEGAVESFWSIDQYFEFVLVLMFSTGLSFQVPVIQLLLGQTGLVSGDQMLSIWRYVVVGAVVAAAVLTPSTDPLTQMLLAGPLLGLYLGGAWMVKLSGR, from the exons ATGGGAAGTTCAAGTGCTCTCATCTCAAATCTACACCTAACTCAAACTCACTGTTTCAAATGCATAAATTCAAGAACTGCTCTAAATATTAACTCCAAAAGACCAAAATTAAATCTTTCTAGCAGAAAAGACTTGAAGAAGTTCAGTAGACTTGTTTGCTCAGCTGTTGAAGATGCTAAAGAAAAGCAAAGAGAAATTAATGGTGCAAATACTAGTAATCTTGGTTCAGCTGTTGAAGATAGGCCtg ATGTTGCTGATGGCTCAAGCGAGAGTGTATTTAAGAATGGTGAATCAGATAGTGAAGGGAGTATTGTTTATGATTTCCTTTACCCTAGTAAAGAGCTCCTACCTGATGATAAAGAAATGACTCTATTCGATCATTTGGAGGAGTTGCGTCAGAGACTCTTTGTGTCTGTTTTGGCCGTCGGTGCTGCTATAGTGGGATGTTTTGCCttctcaaaagaacttatcttgATTCTTGAAGCCCCTGTTCTAGCACAAGGTGTTCGATTTTTGCAACTAGGTCCAGGAGAGTTCTTTTTCACTACTTTAAAG GTCTCAGGATATAGTGGCCTTCTGTTAGGAGCTCCCGTGATTCTCTACGAGATCATAGCCTTTGTTCTTCCTGGTTTAACAATGTCAGAAAGAAGATTCCTGGCAccaattgtccttggatcttcaGTGCTTTTCTACGCCGGCATTGTTTTCTCACACTTGGTTCTCACTCCAGCAGCCTTGAATTTCTTTGTGAATTATGCAGAAGGGGCTGTGGAATCCTTTTGGTCCATTGATCAATACTTCGAATTTGTGCTCGTACTCATGTTCAGTACAGGATTGTCTTTCCAG GTTCCTGTCATTCAACTGCTTCTGGGACAAACTGGTCTTGTGTCGGGAGATCAAATGCTGTCGATTTGGAGATACGTGGTTGTAGGTGCTGTGGTCGCTGCTGCAGTGCTCACACCATCAACTGATCCTCTTACCCAAATGCTTCTAGCTGGCCCCCTTTTGGGTCTTTACTTGGGTGGTGCATGGATGGTTAAGCTTTCTGGTCGATAG